One stretch of Halichoerus grypus chromosome 8, mHalGry1.hap1.1, whole genome shotgun sequence DNA includes these proteins:
- the FES gene encoding tyrosine-protein kinase Fes/Fps isoform X1 — MGFSSELCSPQGHGAVQQMQEAELRLLEGMRKWMAQRVKSDREYAGLLHHMSLQDGGGRGMSPSSPISQSWAELTSQTEGLSRLLRQHAEDLNSGPLSKLGLLIRERQQLRKTYSEQWQQLQQELTKTHSQDIEKLKSQYRVLARDSAQARRKYQEASKDKDRDKAKDKYVRSLWKLFAHHNRYVLGVRAAQLHHQHHHQLMLPGLLQSLQDLHQDMACVLKEILQEYLEISSLVQDEVVAIHLEMTAAVARIQPETEYQGFLRQYGSAPDIPPCVTFDESLLEEGELLEPGELQLNELTVESVQHTLTSVTDELAVATETVLSRQEAVTQLQHDLRNEEQNTHPRERVQLLAKKQVLQEALQGLRVALCSQAKLQAQQELLRAKLEQLGPGEPPPVLLLQDDRHSTSSSEQEREGGRTPTLEILKSHISGIFRPKFSLPPPLQLVPEVQKPLHEQLWYHGAVPRAEVAELLTHSGDFLVRESQGKQEYVLSALWDGQPRHFIIQSADNLYRLEGDGFPSIPLLIDHLLRSQQPLTKKSGIVLNRAVPKDKWVLNHEDLVLGEQIGRGNFGEVFSGRLRADNTLVAVKSCRETLPPDLKAKFLQEARILKQYSHPNIVRLIGVCTQKQPIYIVMELVQGGDFLTFLRTEGARLRMKTLLQMVGDAAAGMEYLESKCCIHRDLAARNCLVTEKNVLKISDFGMSREEADGIYAASGGLRQVPVKWTAPEALNYGRYSSESDVWSFGILLWETFSLGASPYPNLSNQQTREFVEKGGRLPCPELCPDAVFRLMEQCWAYEPGQRPSFSAISQELQSIRKRHR; from the exons ATGGGCTTCTCCTCGGAGCTGTGCAGCCCCCAGGGCCACGGGGCAGTGCAGCAGATGCAAGAGGCCGAGCTGCGGCTGCTGGAGGGCATGAGGAAGTGGATGGCCCAGCGCGTCAAGAGCGACCGGGAGTATGCGGGGCTGCTGCATCACATGTCCCTACAGGACGGTGGGGGCCGGGGCATGAGCCCCAGTAGCCCCATCAGCCAG TCCTGGGCAGAGCTCACCAGCCAGACGGAGGGCCTGAGCCGGTTGCTGAGGCAGCACGCGGAGGACCTGAACTCAGGGCCCCTGAGCAAGCTGGGCCTGCTGATCCGGGAGCGGCAGCAGCTGCGCAAGACCTACAGCGAGCAgtggcagcagctgcagcaggagCTCACCAAG acgCACAGCCAGGACATCGAGAAACTGAAGAGCCAGTACCGGGTCCTGGCGCGGGACAGCGCCCAGGCCAGGCGCAAGTACCAGGAGGCCAGCAAAG ACAAGGACCGTGACAAGGCCAAGGACAAGTACGTGCGCAGCCTGTGGAAGCTCTTCGCTCACCACAACCGCTACGTGCTGGGCGTGCGGGCCGCGCAGCtccatcaccagcaccaccaccagctcaTGCTGCCCGGCCTGCTCCAGTCGCTGCAGGACCTGCACCAGGACATGGCGTGCGTCCT GAAGGAGATCCTGCAGGAGTACCTGGAGATTAGCAGCCTGGTGCAGGACGAGGTGGTGGCTATTCACCTGGAGATGACTGCCGCTGTCGCCCGCATCCAGCCCGAGACCGAGTACCAAGGCTTCCTGCGACAGTATGG GTCCGCACCCGACATCCCGCCCTGTGTCACCTTCGACGAGTCACTGCTTGAGGAGGGCGAACTGCTGGAGCCAGGGGAGCTGCAGCTGAACGAGCTGACCGTGGAGAGCGTGCAGCACAC GCTGACCTCGGTGACAGACGAACTGGCTGTGGCCACCGAGACGGTGCTTAGCCGGCAGGAGGCGGTCACTCAGCTGCAGCATGATCTCCGGAACGAGGAGCAGAACACCCATCCCCGGGAGCG GGTGCAGCTGCTGGCCAAGAAGCAGGTGCTACAAGAGGCGCTGCAGGGGCTGCGGGTCGCTCTGTGCAGCCAGGCCAAGCTGCAGGCCCAGCAGGAGCTGCTGCGCGCCAAGCTGGagcagctgggccctggggagcccCCACCCGTGCTGCTCCTGCAGGACGACCGCCACTCCACATCGTCCTCG GAGCAGGAGCGAGAAGGGGGAAGGACACCCACCCTGGAGATCCTTAAGAGCCACATCTCGGGAATCTTCCGCCCCAAGTTCTCG ctccccccgcccctgcagcTCGTGCCAGAGGTGCAGAAGCCGCTGCACGAGCAGCTCTGGTACCACGGGGCCGTTCCCCGGGCAGAGGTGGCCGAGCTGCTGACGCACTCCGGGGACTTCCTGGTGCGGGAGAGCCAGGGCAAGCAGGAGTACGTGCTGTCCGCGCTGTGGGACGGCCAGCCCCGGCACTTCATCATCCAGTCGGCGGAC AACCTGTACCGACTGGAGGGGGACGGCTTTCCCAGCATCCCCTTGCTCATCGACCACCTGCTGCGCTCCCAGCAGCCCCTCACCAAGAAGAGCGGTATTGTCCTGAACAGGGCGGTGCCCAAG GACAAGTGGGTGCTAAACCACGAGGACCTGGTGTTGGGTGAGCAGATTGGGCGG GGGAACTTTGGCGAAGTGTTCAGTGGACGTCTGAGGGCCGACAACACTCTGGTGGCGGTGAAGTCTTGTCGAGAGACACTCCCACCTGACCTCAAGGCCAAGTTTCTACAGGAAGCGAG GATCCTGAAGCAGTACAGCCACCCCAACATCGTGCGTCTCATTGGCGTCTGCACCCAGAAGCAGCCCATCTACATCGTCATGGAGCTCGTGCAGG gggGCGACTTCCTGACCTTCCTGCGGACTGAGGGCGCCCGCCTGAGGATGAAGACCCTGCTGCAGATGGTGGGGGACGCGGCTGCGGGCATGGAGTACCTGGAGAGCAAGTGCTGTATCCACCG GGACCTGGCTGCTCGGAACTGCCTGGTGACGGAGAAGAACGTCCTGAAGATCAGTGACTTCGGGATGTCCCGGGAGGAAGCCGATGGGATCTATGCAGCCTCAGGGGGCCTCAGACAAGTCCCCGTGAAGTGGACGGCCCCAGAGGCTCTTAACTACG GACGCTACTCCTCTGAGAGCGACGTGTGGAGCTTCGGGATCTTGCTCTGGGAGACCTTCAGCCTGGGGGCCTCCCCCTACCCCAACCTCAGCAATCAGCAGACCCGGGAGTTTGTGGAAAAGG GGGGCCGCCTGCCCTGCCCCGAGCTGTGCCCCGACGCCGTGTTCAGGCTCATGGAGCAGTGCTGGGCCTACGAGCCCGGGCAGCGGCCCAGCTTCAGCGCCATCTCCCAGGAGCTGCAGAGCATCCGGAAGCGGCATCGGTGA
- the FES gene encoding tyrosine-protein kinase Fes/Fps isoform X3, translating into MGFSSELCSPQGHGAVQQMQEAELRLLEGMRKWMAQRVKSDREYAGLLHHMSLQDGGGRGMSPSSPISQSWAELTSQTEGLSRLLRQHAEDLNSGPLSKLGLLIRERQQLRKTYSEQWQQLQQELTKTHSQDIEKLKSQYRVLARDSAQARRKYQEASKDKDRDKAKDKYVRSLWKLFAHHNRYVLGVRAAQLHHQHHHQLMLPGLLQSLQDLHQDMACVLKEILQEYLEISSLVQDEVVAIHLEMTAAVARIQPETEYQGFLRQYGSAPDIPPCVTFDESLLEEGELLEPGELQLNELTVESVQHTLTSVTDELAVATETVLSRQEAVTQLQHDLRNEEQNTHPRERVQLLAKKQVLQEALQGLRVALCSQAKLQAQQELLRAKLEQLGPGEPPPVLLLQDDRHSTSSSEQEREGGRTPTLEILKSHISGIFRPKFSLPPPLQLVPEVQKPLHEQLWYHGAVPRAEVAELLTHSGDFLVRESQGKQEYVLSALWDGQPRHFIIQSADNLYRLEGDGFPSIPLLIDHLLRSQQPLTKKSGIVLNRAVPKGNFGEVFSGRLRADNTLVAVKSCRETLPPDLKAKFLQEARILKQYSHPNIVRLIGVCTQKQPIYIVMELVQGGDFLTFLRTEGARLRMKTLLQMVGDAAAGMEYLESKCCIHRDLAARNCLVTEKNVLKISDFGMSREEADGIYAASGGLRQVPVKWTAPEALNYGRYSSESDVWSFGILLWETFSLGASPYPNLSNQQTREFVEKGGRLPCPELCPDAVFRLMEQCWAYEPGQRPSFSAISQELQSIRKRHR; encoded by the exons ATGGGCTTCTCCTCGGAGCTGTGCAGCCCCCAGGGCCACGGGGCAGTGCAGCAGATGCAAGAGGCCGAGCTGCGGCTGCTGGAGGGCATGAGGAAGTGGATGGCCCAGCGCGTCAAGAGCGACCGGGAGTATGCGGGGCTGCTGCATCACATGTCCCTACAGGACGGTGGGGGCCGGGGCATGAGCCCCAGTAGCCCCATCAGCCAG TCCTGGGCAGAGCTCACCAGCCAGACGGAGGGCCTGAGCCGGTTGCTGAGGCAGCACGCGGAGGACCTGAACTCAGGGCCCCTGAGCAAGCTGGGCCTGCTGATCCGGGAGCGGCAGCAGCTGCGCAAGACCTACAGCGAGCAgtggcagcagctgcagcaggagCTCACCAAG acgCACAGCCAGGACATCGAGAAACTGAAGAGCCAGTACCGGGTCCTGGCGCGGGACAGCGCCCAGGCCAGGCGCAAGTACCAGGAGGCCAGCAAAG ACAAGGACCGTGACAAGGCCAAGGACAAGTACGTGCGCAGCCTGTGGAAGCTCTTCGCTCACCACAACCGCTACGTGCTGGGCGTGCGGGCCGCGCAGCtccatcaccagcaccaccaccagctcaTGCTGCCCGGCCTGCTCCAGTCGCTGCAGGACCTGCACCAGGACATGGCGTGCGTCCT GAAGGAGATCCTGCAGGAGTACCTGGAGATTAGCAGCCTGGTGCAGGACGAGGTGGTGGCTATTCACCTGGAGATGACTGCCGCTGTCGCCCGCATCCAGCCCGAGACCGAGTACCAAGGCTTCCTGCGACAGTATGG GTCCGCACCCGACATCCCGCCCTGTGTCACCTTCGACGAGTCACTGCTTGAGGAGGGCGAACTGCTGGAGCCAGGGGAGCTGCAGCTGAACGAGCTGACCGTGGAGAGCGTGCAGCACAC GCTGACCTCGGTGACAGACGAACTGGCTGTGGCCACCGAGACGGTGCTTAGCCGGCAGGAGGCGGTCACTCAGCTGCAGCATGATCTCCGGAACGAGGAGCAGAACACCCATCCCCGGGAGCG GGTGCAGCTGCTGGCCAAGAAGCAGGTGCTACAAGAGGCGCTGCAGGGGCTGCGGGTCGCTCTGTGCAGCCAGGCCAAGCTGCAGGCCCAGCAGGAGCTGCTGCGCGCCAAGCTGGagcagctgggccctggggagcccCCACCCGTGCTGCTCCTGCAGGACGACCGCCACTCCACATCGTCCTCG GAGCAGGAGCGAGAAGGGGGAAGGACACCCACCCTGGAGATCCTTAAGAGCCACATCTCGGGAATCTTCCGCCCCAAGTTCTCG ctccccccgcccctgcagcTCGTGCCAGAGGTGCAGAAGCCGCTGCACGAGCAGCTCTGGTACCACGGGGCCGTTCCCCGGGCAGAGGTGGCCGAGCTGCTGACGCACTCCGGGGACTTCCTGGTGCGGGAGAGCCAGGGCAAGCAGGAGTACGTGCTGTCCGCGCTGTGGGACGGCCAGCCCCGGCACTTCATCATCCAGTCGGCGGAC AACCTGTACCGACTGGAGGGGGACGGCTTTCCCAGCATCCCCTTGCTCATCGACCACCTGCTGCGCTCCCAGCAGCCCCTCACCAAGAAGAGCGGTATTGTCCTGAACAGGGCGGTGCCCAAG GGGAACTTTGGCGAAGTGTTCAGTGGACGTCTGAGGGCCGACAACACTCTGGTGGCGGTGAAGTCTTGTCGAGAGACACTCCCACCTGACCTCAAGGCCAAGTTTCTACAGGAAGCGAG GATCCTGAAGCAGTACAGCCACCCCAACATCGTGCGTCTCATTGGCGTCTGCACCCAGAAGCAGCCCATCTACATCGTCATGGAGCTCGTGCAGG gggGCGACTTCCTGACCTTCCTGCGGACTGAGGGCGCCCGCCTGAGGATGAAGACCCTGCTGCAGATGGTGGGGGACGCGGCTGCGGGCATGGAGTACCTGGAGAGCAAGTGCTGTATCCACCG GGACCTGGCTGCTCGGAACTGCCTGGTGACGGAGAAGAACGTCCTGAAGATCAGTGACTTCGGGATGTCCCGGGAGGAAGCCGATGGGATCTATGCAGCCTCAGGGGGCCTCAGACAAGTCCCCGTGAAGTGGACGGCCCCAGAGGCTCTTAACTACG GACGCTACTCCTCTGAGAGCGACGTGTGGAGCTTCGGGATCTTGCTCTGGGAGACCTTCAGCCTGGGGGCCTCCCCCTACCCCAACCTCAGCAATCAGCAGACCCGGGAGTTTGTGGAAAAGG GGGGCCGCCTGCCCTGCCCCGAGCTGTGCCCCGACGCCGTGTTCAGGCTCATGGAGCAGTGCTGGGCCTACGAGCCCGGGCAGCGGCCCAGCTTCAGCGCCATCTCCCAGGAGCTGCAGAGCATCCGGAAGCGGCATCGGTGA
- the FES gene encoding tyrosine-protein kinase Fes/Fps isoform X2 — translation MGFSSELCSPQGHGAVQQMQEAELRLLEGMRKWMAQRVKSDREYAGLLHHMSLQDGGGRGMSPSSPISQSWAELTSQTEGLSRLLRQHAEDLNSGPLSKLGLLIRERQQLRKTYSEQWQQLQQELTKTHSQDIEKLKSQYRVLARDSAQARRKYQEASKDKDRDKAKDKYVRSLWKLFAHHNRYVLGVRAAQLHHQHHHQLMLPGLLQSLQDLHQDMAKEILQEYLEISSLVQDEVVAIHLEMTAAVARIQPETEYQGFLRQYGSAPDIPPCVTFDESLLEEGELLEPGELQLNELTVESVQHTLTSVTDELAVATETVLSRQEAVTQLQHDLRNEEQNTHPRERVQLLAKKQVLQEALQGLRVALCSQAKLQAQQELLRAKLEQLGPGEPPPVLLLQDDRHSTSSSEQEREGGRTPTLEILKSHISGIFRPKFSLPPPLQLVPEVQKPLHEQLWYHGAVPRAEVAELLTHSGDFLVRESQGKQEYVLSALWDGQPRHFIIQSADNLYRLEGDGFPSIPLLIDHLLRSQQPLTKKSGIVLNRAVPKDKWVLNHEDLVLGEQIGRGNFGEVFSGRLRADNTLVAVKSCRETLPPDLKAKFLQEARILKQYSHPNIVRLIGVCTQKQPIYIVMELVQGGDFLTFLRTEGARLRMKTLLQMVGDAAAGMEYLESKCCIHRDLAARNCLVTEKNVLKISDFGMSREEADGIYAASGGLRQVPVKWTAPEALNYGRYSSESDVWSFGILLWETFSLGASPYPNLSNQQTREFVEKGGRLPCPELCPDAVFRLMEQCWAYEPGQRPSFSAISQELQSIRKRHR, via the exons ATGGGCTTCTCCTCGGAGCTGTGCAGCCCCCAGGGCCACGGGGCAGTGCAGCAGATGCAAGAGGCCGAGCTGCGGCTGCTGGAGGGCATGAGGAAGTGGATGGCCCAGCGCGTCAAGAGCGACCGGGAGTATGCGGGGCTGCTGCATCACATGTCCCTACAGGACGGTGGGGGCCGGGGCATGAGCCCCAGTAGCCCCATCAGCCAG TCCTGGGCAGAGCTCACCAGCCAGACGGAGGGCCTGAGCCGGTTGCTGAGGCAGCACGCGGAGGACCTGAACTCAGGGCCCCTGAGCAAGCTGGGCCTGCTGATCCGGGAGCGGCAGCAGCTGCGCAAGACCTACAGCGAGCAgtggcagcagctgcagcaggagCTCACCAAG acgCACAGCCAGGACATCGAGAAACTGAAGAGCCAGTACCGGGTCCTGGCGCGGGACAGCGCCCAGGCCAGGCGCAAGTACCAGGAGGCCAGCAAAG ACAAGGACCGTGACAAGGCCAAGGACAAGTACGTGCGCAGCCTGTGGAAGCTCTTCGCTCACCACAACCGCTACGTGCTGGGCGTGCGGGCCGCGCAGCtccatcaccagcaccaccaccagctcaTGCTGCCCGGCCTGCTCCAGTCGCTGCAGGACCTGCACCAGGACATGGC GAAGGAGATCCTGCAGGAGTACCTGGAGATTAGCAGCCTGGTGCAGGACGAGGTGGTGGCTATTCACCTGGAGATGACTGCCGCTGTCGCCCGCATCCAGCCCGAGACCGAGTACCAAGGCTTCCTGCGACAGTATGG GTCCGCACCCGACATCCCGCCCTGTGTCACCTTCGACGAGTCACTGCTTGAGGAGGGCGAACTGCTGGAGCCAGGGGAGCTGCAGCTGAACGAGCTGACCGTGGAGAGCGTGCAGCACAC GCTGACCTCGGTGACAGACGAACTGGCTGTGGCCACCGAGACGGTGCTTAGCCGGCAGGAGGCGGTCACTCAGCTGCAGCATGATCTCCGGAACGAGGAGCAGAACACCCATCCCCGGGAGCG GGTGCAGCTGCTGGCCAAGAAGCAGGTGCTACAAGAGGCGCTGCAGGGGCTGCGGGTCGCTCTGTGCAGCCAGGCCAAGCTGCAGGCCCAGCAGGAGCTGCTGCGCGCCAAGCTGGagcagctgggccctggggagcccCCACCCGTGCTGCTCCTGCAGGACGACCGCCACTCCACATCGTCCTCG GAGCAGGAGCGAGAAGGGGGAAGGACACCCACCCTGGAGATCCTTAAGAGCCACATCTCGGGAATCTTCCGCCCCAAGTTCTCG ctccccccgcccctgcagcTCGTGCCAGAGGTGCAGAAGCCGCTGCACGAGCAGCTCTGGTACCACGGGGCCGTTCCCCGGGCAGAGGTGGCCGAGCTGCTGACGCACTCCGGGGACTTCCTGGTGCGGGAGAGCCAGGGCAAGCAGGAGTACGTGCTGTCCGCGCTGTGGGACGGCCAGCCCCGGCACTTCATCATCCAGTCGGCGGAC AACCTGTACCGACTGGAGGGGGACGGCTTTCCCAGCATCCCCTTGCTCATCGACCACCTGCTGCGCTCCCAGCAGCCCCTCACCAAGAAGAGCGGTATTGTCCTGAACAGGGCGGTGCCCAAG GACAAGTGGGTGCTAAACCACGAGGACCTGGTGTTGGGTGAGCAGATTGGGCGG GGGAACTTTGGCGAAGTGTTCAGTGGACGTCTGAGGGCCGACAACACTCTGGTGGCGGTGAAGTCTTGTCGAGAGACACTCCCACCTGACCTCAAGGCCAAGTTTCTACAGGAAGCGAG GATCCTGAAGCAGTACAGCCACCCCAACATCGTGCGTCTCATTGGCGTCTGCACCCAGAAGCAGCCCATCTACATCGTCATGGAGCTCGTGCAGG gggGCGACTTCCTGACCTTCCTGCGGACTGAGGGCGCCCGCCTGAGGATGAAGACCCTGCTGCAGATGGTGGGGGACGCGGCTGCGGGCATGGAGTACCTGGAGAGCAAGTGCTGTATCCACCG GGACCTGGCTGCTCGGAACTGCCTGGTGACGGAGAAGAACGTCCTGAAGATCAGTGACTTCGGGATGTCCCGGGAGGAAGCCGATGGGATCTATGCAGCCTCAGGGGGCCTCAGACAAGTCCCCGTGAAGTGGACGGCCCCAGAGGCTCTTAACTACG GACGCTACTCCTCTGAGAGCGACGTGTGGAGCTTCGGGATCTTGCTCTGGGAGACCTTCAGCCTGGGGGCCTCCCCCTACCCCAACCTCAGCAATCAGCAGACCCGGGAGTTTGTGGAAAAGG GGGGCCGCCTGCCCTGCCCCGAGCTGTGCCCCGACGCCGTGTTCAGGCTCATGGAGCAGTGCTGGGCCTACGAGCCCGGGCAGCGGCCCAGCTTCAGCGCCATCTCCCAGGAGCTGCAGAGCATCCGGAAGCGGCATCGGTGA